Proteins from one Porites lutea chromosome 3, jaPorLute2.1, whole genome shotgun sequence genomic window:
- the LOC140929801 gene encoding uncharacterized protein → MAQFVKDFEHEEKQKERVIETRKNTPEERNRQRKEWRKRKQEKQMANSTNKNGELQQSLNREVNDLVLCTSEAEKKKPRPSDQEPENVKKPRLLALKPGSGEQKVDSRGYSRASKMIRMAVGADVIVPQKPRERHQTSLIAKKTTASNGSKFEPKELRPENIEFLSKTPVGSGSFGQCFLGRYRGIEVIVKQMTHNETSEDKERARRDLLHEAKVASALGDHPNLPMIFGVVTKASPLCLVTQFHGVQQESVTLHQAADNNVVTKANCISIFIKICSALGHVHSKGYLHNDIKGNNVVLERPSVSEEFRPVLIDFGKSLKASSVTLYRRNGTSMKCKGKSYLAPEVVSERLYSVASDIFSLGRMLKAISSMLGFYDRVRELVKMSTRDKPSERPSLDVFSDC, encoded by the coding sequence ATGGCGCAATTTGTGAAGGATTTTGAACATGAAGAAAAGCAGAaggagcgagttattgaaacaCGAAAAAACACTCCAGAAGAAAGAAACAGGCAGAGAAAAGAATGGAGAAAGAGGAAACAAGAGAAGCAAATGGCAAATTCGACGAACAAAAATGGTGAACTACAACAGTCACTCAACCGCGAAGTAAATGACTTGGTGCTATGTACTTCGGAGGCTGAGAAAAAGAAGCCGCGTCCTTCGGACCAAGAGCCAGAAAATGTCAAGAAACCCCGTCTCCTCGCACTTAAACCAGGCAGTGGGGAGCAGAAAGTGGACTCGCGTGGTTACTCAAGAGCTTCGAAGATGATTCGAATGGCTGTTGGTGCCGACGTAATTGTCCCGCAGAAACCTCGGGAACGTCATCAAACCTctttaattgcaaaaaaaacCACAGCGAGCAATGGATCCAAATTTGAACCCAAAGAACTTAGGCCAGAAAACATTGAATTCTTGTCTAAAACTCCAGTTGGCAGTGGCAGCTTTGGACAATGTTTTCTCGGGCGCTATCGAGGCATCGAAGTTATTGTCAAACAAATGACCCACAATGAAACGTCGGAGGATAAAGAACGTGCAAGGAGAGATTTACTCCACGAAGCAAAGGTTGCTTCTGCTTTGGGGGACCATCCGAATCTACCCATGATTTTTGGTGTAGTTACAAAGGCCTCACCATTATGCCTCGTGACGCAGTTTCATGGTGTTCAGCAAGAAAGTGTAACTCTCCATCAAGCGGCCGATAACAACGTAGTTACTAAAGCAAACTGTATTTCTATATTTATAAAGATATGTAGTGCTTTAGGCCACGTGCATTCTAAAGGATACCTTCATAATGACATAAAAGGAAACAATGTAGTACTAGAACGACCCTCAGTCTCTGAGGAATTCAGGCCAGTTCTCATTGACTTTGGAAAGAGCCTTAAGGCTTCATCTGTTACATTGTACCGCAGAAACGGCACCTCTATGAAATGCAAAGGGAAAAGCTATTTAGCCCCTGAGGTTGTAAGTGAACGACTCTACAGCGTTGCCAGTGACATTTTTTCATTGGGGAGAATGCTTAAGGCGATATCGTCTATGTTGGGTTTTTATGACAGGGTCCGAGAATTAGTTAAAATGTCAACAAGAGATAAGCCGTCAGAGAGACCTAGCCTTGATGTTTTCTCTGATTGCTGA
- the LOC140931232 gene encoding sentrin-specific protease 6-like: protein MVCVLDEDGIDMQTSCIPSELERKQSVVHEDVAVSQEVKHVSTCEQKVTLCDEELSNIAAGQDRVIAVFPPPPAVGKIQILKMDLETLEDGKEVNDSVVDLFLMYAASKLDEELFNKCHIFSSFFFSKLSQRVKIGGVSVLPCPEDRHVSAARFTRNVDIFQKMFLFIPVCRSGHWFLALIY, encoded by the exons ATGGTATGTGTCCTTGACGAAg ATGGCATTGATATGCAAACATCTTGTATACCATCAGAACTAGAAAGGAAACAATCTGTCGTACATGAAGATGTGGCTGTTTCTCAAGAAGTGAAACACGTTTCAACCTGTGAGCAGAAAGTGACTCTTTGTGATGAAGAATTGTCAAACATTGCCGCTGGTCAGGACAG AGTCATAGCTGTGTTTCCACCACCACCGGCAGTGGGCAAGATACAGATTTTGAAGATGGATCTTGAAACTTTAGAGGACGGAAAAGAAGTCAATGATTCTGTGgtggatttgtttttgat GTATGCTGCATCTAAACTGGATGAAGAACTGTTCAACAAGTGCCACATATTCagctcctttttcttttccaagcTGTCTCAGAGAGTTAAGATAGGAGGAGTCTCTGTTTTACCATG TCCCGAGGACCGGCATGTAAGTGCTGCAAGATTTACAAGAAATGTGGACATTTTCCAAAAGATGTTCCTCTTCATACCTGTCTGTAGAAG CGGACACTGGTTCTTGGCACTAATCTATTAA